The following proteins are encoded in a genomic region of Zea mays cultivar B73 chromosome 9, Zm-B73-REFERENCE-NAM-5.0, whole genome shotgun sequence:
- the LOC103639125 gene encoding uncharacterized protein, protein MGNNGCLLLAPRCFLLSCRRRKARLVLWGGETRAARHGKLAGQVMMDVAGTVVCRADAFYLGRPAPVLAIEDRLLGGATYLVLPVDRLPQGYDALTAASLAALSYGSRRPGGGSGSASSPSIAGGARSPFEYVKGDDGRTVIKVTPEFLVGAITAADTKEAGEACAGGALCSTPELRKHYEQLVGAARGRAWSPRLDTIKERKGRRALALAAVVSPGRLSPVAVTRLLGLDAAKAETTTR, encoded by the coding sequence ATGGGCAATAATGGCTGCCTCCTGCTCGCGCCGCGCTGCTTCCTGCTGTCGTGTCGGCGGCGGAAGGCGCGGCTGGTGCTGTGGGGCGGGGAGACCCGGGCGGCCCGGCACGGCAAGCTGGCGGGGCAGGTGATGATGGACGTGGCGGGCACCGTGGTGTGCCGCGCCGACGCCTTCTACCTGGGGCGCCCGGCGCCCGTGCTGGCCATCGAGGACAGGCTCCTGGGCGGCGCCACCTACCTGGTGCTCCCCGTGGACCGCCTCCCGCAGGGCTACGACGCGCTGACCGCCGCGTCCCTGGCCGCGCTCTCCTACGGCAGCAGGCGGCCCGGAGGCGggtccggctcggcgtcgtcgccGTCCATCGCGGGAGGCGCCCGGAGCCCCTTCGAGTACGTCAAGGGCGACGACGGGCGCACCGTCATCAAGGTCACGCCCGAGTTCCTCGTCGGGGCCATCACGGCGGCGGACACCAAGGAAGCCGGCGAGGCGTGCGCCGGCGGGGCGCTGTGCAGCACGCCCGAGCTGCGGAAGCACTACGAGCAGCTGGTGGGCGCCGCCAGGGGCCGCGCGTGGTCGCCGCGCCTCGACACCATCAAGGAGCGCAAGGGCAGGAGGGCCCTCGCCCTCGCCGCGGTCGTCAGCCCCGGCAGGCTGTCGCCGGTGGCCGTCACCAGGCTCCTCGGCCTGGACGCCGCCAAAGCAGAAACCACCACCAGATAG